A region of the Roseobacter denitrificans OCh 114 genome:
CGGTACAGGCACGAAAAAACCCGGGCGTTCGCACGCCCGGGTCATTGCTAACCCTCTGGGGAGGAAGGGGTCAGCCTTTCGAAAAGTCCGGATAGGCTTCCATGCCCAGTTCCGTTGTGTCGAGACCGGTGATCTCGTCCTCTTCACTGACGCGGATGCCCATGGTCGCCTTGAGAATGAACCAGACGATCAGGGACAGAACGAAGGTTGCGCCAATGATCGCAATAATCCCGAGAAGCTGTGCACCGACGGTCGCGTCGCCGTCATAGCTGCCGGTGAACAGGACCGCTATGGTGCCCCAGATCCCGGCGAAACCATGTACCGGAATTGCGCCGACAACATCGTCGATCTTGAACTTGTCGAGCATTGGCACAGCGAAGACGACGATCACACCACCGACAGCACCGATCAGCAATGCCAGACCCAGCGACGGGGCCAGTGGTTCTGCGGTGATCGACACAAGGCCCGCCAGCGCGCCGTTCAGCACCATGGTCAAATCAACCTTCTTGTAGAGGACCTGCGTGAGGATCAGCGCAGCGACCGCCCCGGCTGCTGCCGCCATATTGGTGTTGGCAAAGATGCGGCTGACGTCGGCGATGTCGCCCACGGAGCCCATGGCCAGTTGCGAACCACCGTTGAAGCCGAACCAGCCCAGCCACAGGATGAACATACCCAGCGTCGCCATTGGCAGGTTCGACCCCGGCATTGGCACCACGCGCCCATCCTTGTACTTGCCGATGCGCGGGCCGAGTACGATGGCACCAGCCAGCGCGGCAGCAGCACCACAGGCGTGCACGATTGTCGAGCCGGCAAAGTCGTTGAACGGCGTGTCACCAGACATCAACCATCCCCCACCCCACGTCCAGGATGCGGTCAGCGGATAGATCAGGCCGGTCAGAATCGCCGAGAAAATCAGGAAGGGCCAGAGCTTGATACGCTCGGCCAGCGCGCCCGAAACAATCGACGCCGTCGCAGCGCAGAACATCAGCTGGAATATGTAGTCAGACCCGGTCGAGGCGTAAGACGCATCATCCGCATCGGCGAGGGTGATGCCCATGGCTTCCATGACAGCAACCGATGGGAACAGGCCCGAAAGGTAACCCTCGATTGCCCAGTCACCCAGCGGGTACATCAGGTTGTAGC
Encoded here:
- a CDS encoding ammonium transporter, producing MTHFKTLASAAALIALPSLAFAQDEVATVAADEFVWIMNSLLFLVGGFLVFFMAAGFAMLEGGLVRSKNASTQMTKNVALFSIAAIMYWLVGYNLMYPLGDWAIEGYLSGLFPSVAVMEAMGITLADADDASYASTGSDYIFQLMFCAATASIVSGALAERIKLWPFLIFSAILTGLIYPLTASWTWGGGWLMSGDTPFNDFAGSTIVHACGAAAALAGAIVLGPRIGKYKDGRVVPMPGSNLPMATLGMFILWLGWFGFNGGSQLAMGSVGDIADVSRIFANTNMAAAAGAVAALILTQVLYKKVDLTMVLNGALAGLVSITAEPLAPSLGLALLIGAVGGVIVVFAVPMLDKFKIDDVVGAIPVHGFAGIWGTIAVLFTGSYDGDATVGAQLLGIIAIIGATFVLSLIVWFILKATMGIRVSEEDEITGLDTTELGMEAYPDFSKG